ttatccttttaatattttttctttcatttttcttcttattttatatcaaCTAATGACATTACATCTTAATATTAGTTTATCGGACATTAAACTGCAcaataagtatttaatttctcaaattgataataaaatgtaattttacgATTGAGATTATTAATGttacaattatataatttagtgCAAGAGttttaagaagaagaagagaaagaatgatattatgtataaaaaaaaattctatgaCCACCAGATCAGCAAATATGTCTATGGAAATACCTTTGGTACCTTTCACTTGACATAAAAGTAGAAGTTCAGGtactgaaaaggaagaagttCAGATactgaaaaggaaaagattgtatatgtatataattacATAGCACTTCTAGCTTTGAACAAAgaacaaattatataaaaaaaaggccATGAATCACTTTGTTTCAAAGATACAAAAGGAATAGTTGTTTGGTGATACAGGTGATTGTTGATCTTGCTTATTGTGAATGCCTGTCGTTTTCTCCTTGGGAAAAAGCAAGGATTGATTTACCACAGAATCATGTCTTTGGTTACCATATTCTAGCTTCGTGCTCAGGTAACGACCTGTCGGTTTCTCACTAATTGCCTTTTATCAGGCTTAAACGCAAGGATTTCAAAGAAGAGAACAGACAGACAATAATGGTCCTTTTCCAAATGATAGTGGCTGCATAGGAATAAAGAGCAAACAAGAATAGCTGTCGGAAGGCAAGTGTAGCACATAGCAATCAACCAGTTGTGCCGCAGTGCTAACATACAAGTTCTATCTTCACCTTTCCATCTTCCTTCCCTGTAAGTTTCCAGTTGGTACCATAATGCAGCCGAAAACTGAGCTCAACTAGGCAAAACCCACAGTCCTGTCTCAGTATAAATACTCTTTCAGCTTACTAGGACACTGCTAAACATTTCTCTGACAAATTGCATGgaatatattaatgaatacaGTACATGATTAATGGAAGACTCAATTTAGACTATTgtgcaaaaaatattttgcttCTGCGATTTCCGACTTCCATAATGGCAGTGAAACAGAGgggcaaaagaaaaaggtaacTATAGCTATATGCATTTAACAGGTCTGCAGATGATGGAGATTGCAGACAGTGTCGCGCGTTTAATATAGTGCTTTCTGTCTCTTTATTGAGTTAAGACTGTAATTATCTCCTTACTGAAGGACGAGATCTGCCATCATCTGCTCTAATAGGGGACTCTGTACACCAAAACTGGAGGCGAACAGGCTAAAACTGCATTGTTAAACCAGATTGTTTGGCTTCAAGAATATTCAGGAGTTGGACGAGTCTGGCTCCACATCTTCTGAAGCTGAAGGGCTGTTAACTCCTTGCTTTCCATCCCAATCACCATTCTGCAGCTCAGGTTCACATCTCTTTTGCAACCCTGCTCCGCTCCGTCTCTTATGTTCTAGATATTTAATGAAAGCaacttatattaaaattttcaaggataaaaatttagaatgacAAAGGCCAGTAGcgaaatatttacttttattattaattgcactTCGAGTAATTGCCAAAAATTCATCCCACTTGAATTTTCTAAGTTCTTGTTTCTCCTCCTCAGAGAGCTCAAAGTTGGGTTCCCTCCCACACATGAACGCAGCCCTGCAGACATGAAATTGCTTGATGAGTTTTGTAGTATTTTACTCTAAACCTGTTAATAATGTTATGAAAAGATATTTTGAGACGCATGCTAacataaaactatatataatcTTTCTCCTACTAGCATACTGGATGATGTATGGCTCACCAGCAGAGCCACCTTGAAGACAAGGGGGGCAGTTGCACAGTTCTCAGTATTTATCAAATCTATTACCGCTATCTCCTCGTTCAGTTCTTTCAAAGTTATTGGATTCTTTTCCTTGTTCAAAATTTTCCTGCCTTCATCCACTCTGTCCCTAGTCACTATGGGCAGATTTGCCCAATTGACACATCTAAATCAAGTCCACAGCGTAGACACTCATAAACTGCTCCATCTGTAATTCTTGGCGTATAGTGATCCCCTTGACCCCTTTAATTTCTCtaacatataaaattgatgttattttgccacttaaatttaaattctggCTTCACTGCTGATAACCAGCTCAATCATGAGAGAAATGAAATGATATAAGCCAAACCATGAGAACTTAGAAAgtctaaataaattacaaaagaattCCAAGTAGTTTTGTCTTTCCATTTATAAATCTCGACATCACAATTTCTTCATCACAAAAATGTCGAATAGAAAAAGCTTCAACATGTTTGGATGCGCATACCACTATCGTTTGTAGTCTAAGCATACTTGAAACACCTTAACCCACCAGATAAGACTCTAAAATTGTTGATCTTGCAGCAAACAAAGAGGTCCCATCCATTTCATAGATTCTAATGGTTAATTACACATCCCAGTTGTCCACCATCCTTTCATAGCTTATCATTTATGTCCATGCATAAGCAGGGCTCTCGACAGTTAGATAACTGTGGCCATATTTAATCCATGAACATTCAGATTCATAGTGCAATAGAATCTAAGAGGGCCACATTACTCTTATAAAAGTGATGAGACTTTCTGCGTAAATCAACAGTATTGAATCTGCCAATACTACTTTCATATTTGTTACACTTGAGACTCAGGCAAATAAGAATTGTCGATACTACAAATTTCAGATTGCTACCTGTCATACAATCGGGCAGCCTCTTCTTGTGAACCAACCGTCCCCAAGTGGATTTGCTTCTTGTCGACTTTAATTGCTGCCTGCCATTTCATATTCTTGAAATAGACACCTCTCATTACACATTGTTCTTGGTTTTGAACATGCTTTCTTCTGTGTCGCTTTCTCCGTTTAATCGGTTGCCCtagaaatagagaaaaagaaaaaagcataGGTAGATCCATATTACCACATTTCCATCTCAACAAATTGGTAATCTACCCAAGCCCTTGGTTGTGCAAATAATCAGAACCACCTTATTGTTAACTAGAccaagaacaaaaagaaggcACAAAGACAAAGAGATCAAATATAGTTGGATGCCATATAAATAAAAGCGAAGTGAAAATCTCATTTTCTTCAAGAGAAGGGGAGAAAAGGAATGACCATATTCCTTAAATGGAAACCCAGACAGCAACACCAGGTAGTGACAAATGGTTGGATGACTCCTACCTAAACTTTTCTATCACATTTAGTCCAGTTAAAAGGGCCTCCATCAGTTCTTTCCTCCTCAGAAACCACAGGCACCAGTTGAGGAAATCAAACAGCATAACAACAGCCAGAGAAAAAACACCGACTCTCTTCTCTCTCATACTGTGGTTTCATAATAGTGATCTCCAAGCAGCAAGTCCTGTAATCTCAGAACATTCACTTCCCAACCTTGCTAAATTTCCAAACCAAAGAACTGCACGAATTAACTTAATTGATCAAGTTCTCTCATCTAAAATATCTCTGCGCCCTGTCCACACCAGGGATCTTAggttgaagaaaagaaagcatgCTGAGCAACAAAAAAAACTCTATGATGACAACATCGACAGAAGAAAAGGAACAAGAAAAATTTCAATGCATATTGATTTCAATAGGCCACCACTTCGCACAGTGAATAATCATTTACCAACAGGATAGTTACATgattaaaatcattttttggACACAACATAATGCAGTCACATAAAAAAGCAGTGATAGTTTAAACCTTATTAAATGTGCATATCACATCAACAATTTACCAAAAATAGCGAAACTTCataattgtaaaaataatcTTTCTTTTGATTATCAGCTGAGGATGAGCACAATTAGACTGCGTTGCAATGATTACGCCCCTCTAATGCCTTAGCTCATTTGGCTCTCTTACCAAGTGTCCGCCATAATTGAGATGACAAAAACTCAgactttctctctttctccaATACACGAGTTATCTTCACATCCCTAATTGACAACCACATTTTACACCATCTCATTGACTAAATATCTTGCGTTCCAGCACGAAACTACATTGAGCTCGAGTTGTATCTCTAGCAAAGGCCACATAATTTTTGGGTTCATGATTTAGTTTTTTCGTAAAAAGAACTCTCAAGGAAATTATTTAGTGTTGACAAAAGAAGCATAAGTTTGAAAAGAGAGTTTCAGTGAGGCTGTAATAGAGAATATTTATAggtttaatatgtaaaattcaTTCATGAGTAACACAGATTTCCTGGATGAAACAATAATTGCAAGGATTTCcattacatataataaaagatttaaaagagGGCTTCCCCACACACTGGGATATTAAGAAATCAAGACATTGCCCCAATCATATTGTGTATTCCATCACTTTTTCTGTCTCTTCACCAGACCCATTCTTGTCCTGCCTCCAACTTATTGTGCATTATTTGTTGGGTAACATTAAAACCAACAAATCATAAAAAGCGGTTTATGTTGCATCTGTGTGTGCATATGGTATTCGACTACTAAGCCAATGTGATATGTGTCTTATTAAGACACACTAGTTCACCAGAAAGAACCaaatatggaaaaaaaaaCCTAGATGATGACCATCAATGTTAAATTTTGTGCCTAATCCATCAATATTATCTAAGAATGTAAGACTTTTTCTCCACATACACAAACCTGGATATGGTTGAGATTGCTGTTCTTTCGATGAGCTAGAAGCTGATATATTTGACAAACCAGCTCCTACTTTGACAATGTTTTTCTggcaaagaaaaatttaacaaCATAAGAAGCATaactaaaagtaaattaaaatttaaaaagaggCGTGTATTTTTAAAGATACCATACTTTTTATCTTCTAAACCAATAAGTTACATAATTATGCACCTAAATTTTGCAATGTATTTAACAAGAGGAGTTTCATATTATAGGTCATTACATGACAGGTAAAACAAACCACTAAAATGCATGAAAAGATTGCCTATGAATCTAGAATCTTGAACTTAACAGGCCAGACCGGTATAGAAAATTCAAATCTAACCAAGAAATAACAATATTAAACTTAATAGTGCTCCACCATGCAAGCCATGGACACACGAAAAGCTAGCTTTACCTCTCCTGGCTGCTTGATATCATCTGAAGGCAGGGGATGTACACTGACAGACCTCTGGGTAGAGCTTACATGAGCTGCTCCGTTGTCAAAAAATCGAGGAAGTGGAGTCAAGAAAGAACTTCTCCCTATAATGACATGCCAAATTTAGCAGACAGTACTATCTATATAAACATTTAAGCTTCTATAACTGAATTATAAATTCCAAGGATGTAATTTAGTTGGAGATGCAAGAGGCTTTTAACTGAATTCTACATATGAAGGCAATAATCTAGTTAAAGATCAACCAGTACAAACAACATCAAAAAGCAATAGAAAAGCATCAGGTATAGCTCCTATATAGTCAATTAGTCTGACTATAAAGGATGTAGGAGCATTTCAGTTGGCTAATTCAACATACACAATCAGTTATTTCATTAGGGGAAAAAAAGCATCTCAGTTAGTGCTTACCAGCACATAATCCTAAGAGTTTACGCCTTCGTAAGCTAACCATTGTGGATTAAAATCTTTGTCTCAGTCCACAGTAGCTTGGATGGCAGCCTTTAGCATTTATCACCTTGCTGCTTGGTTCACAAAAGGCAAGATCAGTTATAACACAAAAATAATGCAAAAGAGCAATATTAGATGGAAGATTTTGAAAGTTAAAAAGGAATAGAAGTTATGTACATGCACTTGCAGATACTGTGAAAGATAACACTACAAGCAGTtacaaaaaatcaataatacaAAAAGTAGAACTAGGATTCTGAGAACAGCGTAGCTCTTTCCAGGTTATAGAGgccaaaagcaaaagaaaaatggcaaTGGAAGTTTTTATTCTCTTCAAATTAACATGGGAAGAACAGCCTCAACTATTAGTCACCAACATAATAGGGCAAAATAGTTCTATGTATATCTATACATGAGAGTTGAAATAACTTTCAAGCATGCAATTTCTAGATGTCAATTGGATTGTTACCATAAAAACTCTAAAAGATGGTGAGTTAAGGCTCAAGTGCCAAAACTATATTATTGTTGAGTGGAAAATGAAGATGTGGATTCCATAGATTTCAATTCAAGTCCTACCACCTTATATAATACACATGTACTACAAAAATATGATTAGCTAAAACTAAGATGCTAGCTACTGTAGCCACCAAACTTAAGCAGCCACAGTAGTATCTATAGACTCGTAAAACATTTAAACAAAAAGACAGAGTGAACAATGATTTCCCTTCAAAGTTCAGCTAAAAAAGTAAATCCCAAGCTATATCCTGAGGCTTGAGATATTTTGCGGTTTAGTTGTGGAAAGACTTACACAACACAATCCATCCCCGCATTCAAACTATAGAATGTGAAGCAGCAAAGCAGCTTCTTTTGGGGATCAAGAATAAGCTAATCAATTGTAGAAGTCAGccaagaaaatgataaaaatctTGTGTTCATAAGATTGGCAATTAAGTAggaattagaattataaaatacaaaagaaacaagaatagaaaagaaaaggcacaAAAAGACTTGGTAGCAAAGATTTCTAATTATctgactctctctctctctccttggAAAAGAAGTCAACCCTCACCATCAACCTACCACCTTCATGGAGGAGGATTAGATAAGAGGGAAGGAGACTAAAACTCTaaaaccccaaaaaaaaaaaaaggaaaagctaCAAACATGAAAAATCTAACGGAAACCCATTAAAGCCCAAGTCTGGAAAACACATGTCTCTCCAATATTTTCAGGCCCAAAAATGCAAAATGCCCAtgactgaaaaagaaaacactgttttgagagagagagagagagagagttgaCACTGACCAACCTACCAACCAACAAAAAAGCCATGTACAATCTTGAAAAAAGATGAGCCACAGGACCACGACGAGGAAGAGAGAGCTAGATAGATAAAAGTTATGGTGTTTGTACCTTAAAAGGGGCTGTTTGTTGTTGGTTAAGAAAGAGCGTAGAAACCAAAGAAGAGTGCTGTATTAGGTTGAAATTAATCTGCAATAAGGGAGGATGGAAAGGAAGGTGGTGTGTGTGAAAAAgagaagatatatatattgtgGTGGTGGCTCATGCATCTACCACCTTtccttgtttttatttatttatataaatattataaatatttttacctgtcttttttctttgaagttagtaaaaagaaaaaaggaagcaTTAAGAGGGTGGAGGTGGTGGTAATGGAGTTtttgaaagagaagaaaaggagaacgTATGCTTGTTTGTGTACTTTTTTGTTCGGTTGGATTCCTTCATTACCCTTTTCAGGCCTTCCTATTTCCTCATTCCTTTTTCGTTAGCCATTCTTTCTCCACCTTCCTATTTACTTCATtgccccttttctttttctttttttctttagatttTTCTCAGTTTTAAAgttgatttctttattaattactagAACAACCTGGTTTATATCTAGTTTGAGTTATGTTTAACTcgtgaaataatttaaaatatttttaaatatttttttaaaattcaaatttaaatcaaatgtcAATTTTAAGTGCTTTTAAATTAATGGAATAGTATgtatgaaattaaattgatcAAATTTTTCTCTTGTAAGGGAGGTGTGGTGGTAGGGAATGAATAGTGACTTTGTATCTCTACCCTACACGTTGTCATCCTCTATATATTAACTACTATTTTGATTCTAGAAAAagcttttaaaataaaaaaaaattaaagttgtgTTTAATTCACTTTAAACTCGATACTAAAATGGCTTTTAGTTCACTTCTAGccatatttgaaatattttgtaTGATTTTACTActgatttttcctttttttttcctttaaatctcttctttataattaacttttaatctACTAAGACTGTGGTGTTTGcattagaatttttttcaaaattcttgACTTGACTTATTAATGatttaagattttcttttaaaaccatgatgtttttcattaaaattagcTTTCCTACCACTAGTTTATAGATGGAATTGAAGACTTGACTCGGCCTATCTTGAGATCAATTCAAGTgatgaattaaatttaaaatatattttgcatttaattgaagagttttttttttttctctgtgTTTCCTTTGAtgtcttaattatataattagtaaaatGGTATTTTGTCCTATATTATTaaacaaacaataataaataaatgtaaatgAATGTTTGAGGGTATTAATGTTTACTTTTGGGGCATAATGTGTTAATGAAATAATGTGCTTTTATTtggtataaaaataatatatttttgccatataaatattaaataataatagttggAATTCGATAGTAgctaatttcttaaaagaacatttagaatatattaaaaagagtAGTATAAAATATGTACGCTCCgtatcataaaattttatgttcagatataaattttattttatttttatataatttaaaatgatataataataatgtaattaaaGACGAAGAGTGATTAAAGTACAaccttttaataaaattaataaggaaaatagtaaatattaaaatattaaaagaaagattatAAGAGATTGGAAGTTAATTGACCGACCgagattataataaaaatagagatCTCGAAAACTTgacttttttaaatatttatctttaatttaaataaaaatttaatttaatttaattttatagtgaaattttaaaagaattctaaattatGTAATATGTTGGAAGATAAAATAGAAACATAATATATGCCAATTAAGGTAGTATTTCCAAAAGGGGGTAAGAGAAGAAGAGCATATTTTGGAGAACGAGAGGGCAATATAGTAAAGTGAAACAATAGAAGAAGTCCCCTATATGGGGGACAAAAGGGACAGAATGGGAatagaggaaattgacgagggcagagatagagagagaaaagaggcAAATTATTAATAGTGTGTTTGGGTTGGTTGGTTGCGAGCTAAGACCTAAGGGCACCGACGAGTTCTGATTGGATAGGCGGCCTGCCATTTAAGCCTCTAGATAATGTCCCCCAACCTCACTGCCcttattatcattatcattattattcaatattagataattcaaTAATCAAgctttctttctgtttttagGTTAATTTttagcaataaatataaaagttatatatatatatatatataaatttaatattaatattaagtgTTTTTATACGAATACTGATAGTAGgcacatatttaattatttattaatttaatataaataaaaagacatacatctaattttatatct
The sequence above is drawn from the Ricinus communis isolate WT05 ecotype wild-type chromosome 7, ASM1957865v1, whole genome shotgun sequence genome and encodes:
- the LOC8279039 gene encoding ethylene-responsive transcription factor-like protein At4g13040, producing the protein MVSLRRRKLLGLCAGRSSFLTPLPRFFDNGAAHVSSTQRSVSVHPLPSDDIKQPGEKNIVKVGAGLSNISASSSSKEQQSQPYPGQPIKRRKRHRRKHVQNQEQCVMRGVYFKNMKWQAAIKVDKKQIHLGTVGSQEEAARLYDRAAFMCGREPNFELSEEEKQELRKFKWDEFLAITRSAINNKKHKRRSGAGLQKRCEPELQNGDWDGKQGVNSPSASEDVEPDSSNS